A genomic window from Microcoleus sp. FACHB-831 includes:
- a CDS encoding ester cyclase gives MKVAHLTGIPEPLNRESFKQFGMTFYLAFANSQHSFDEVIVADDKVVTCGTFTATHLGEFQGIPPTGKPIQLSIMHLDRVENGKITEHCGQGDALGLMQQLGIVFLPGPALIPHILKSLPSKLFRKSTK, from the coding sequence ATGAAAGTTGCTCACCTAACTGGGATTCCTGAACCGCTCAACCGGGAAAGCTTTAAGCAGTTTGGCATGACCTTCTATTTAGCCTTTGCCAATAGTCAGCATTCATTTGATGAAGTGATTGTTGCAGATGATAAAGTTGTCACTTGTGGAACATTTACAGCTACGCATCTTGGTGAGTTCCAAGGTATTCCTCCAACAGGCAAGCCAATTCAGTTGTCAATTATGCACCTTGATCGCGTCGAAAATGGAAAAATTACGGAGCATTGTGGACAGGGCGATGCACTAGGATTAATGCAACAGTTGGGTATTGTTTTTCTGCCTGGTCCTGCACTTATTCCCCACATCTTAAAAAGCCTTCCATCTAAGCTCTTTAGGAAATCAACAAAGTAA
- a CDS encoding FAD-dependent monooxygenase, which produces MTQVVIVGAGPAGATLALLLVKRGIAVKLIESSRNFRRVFRGEGLMPSGLDALEQMGLSSVLESIPHRSLDAWEVLIENRFLFRVDEPIEPGGKPCTLVSQPAFLEALIDQANTYPNFEFIPGSPVQDLLWSEHRVSGVKLSDDRSICANLVIGADGRNSVVRQRSNLPLEQQSGSFDILWFKLADSSRFESENIFYSIVRDRYAFGLFRSSEGNLQVGWALHEDAPIDWKQADWSKILAEASPPWLAEHIRTHAETIERPVLLSVVVGRCPRWYAPGLLLLGDAVHPMSPIRAQGINMALRDVIVAANHLVPLLREGATDTAIDAVLPQIQAEREPEIVRAQQLQSQEAAQAELLRKSALLRWGASQLAPLLGKRVRHSWLARQRQLRQGVTQIQLNV; this is translated from the coding sequence ATGACTCAGGTTGTAATTGTCGGGGCAGGACCTGCTGGTGCAACGCTTGCACTGCTTCTCGTCAAACGTGGCATCGCCGTCAAACTGATTGAATCCTCCCGTAACTTCCGGAGAGTTTTTCGTGGTGAGGGACTGATGCCCAGTGGGCTGGATGCTCTAGAACAGATGGGATTGTCGTCTGTGCTAGAGAGCATTCCCCATCGCTCTTTAGATGCCTGGGAAGTCCTAATCGAGAACAGGTTTCTGTTTCGAGTTGATGAACCAATCGAACCGGGTGGTAAGCCCTGCACCCTTGTCTCACAGCCAGCTTTCCTGGAAGCGTTAATCGACCAGGCAAACACTTATCCCAATTTTGAGTTTATCCCCGGCAGTCCCGTGCAGGATTTGCTGTGGAGCGAGCACCGGGTTTCGGGTGTGAAGCTGAGTGACGATCGCTCCATCTGTGCCAATCTAGTCATTGGGGCGGATGGTCGCAATTCTGTTGTTCGGCAGCGATCCAACTTACCTCTAGAGCAACAGTCCGGAAGCTTTGATATTCTTTGGTTTAAATTGGCGGATAGCTCGCGCTTTGAATCCGAGAATATATTTTATTCGATTGTTCGCGATCGCTATGCCTTTGGGCTGTTTCGCTCTTCTGAGGGGAATCTTCAGGTAGGCTGGGCACTCCATGAGGATGCCCCTATAGACTGGAAGCAAGCCGATTGGTCTAAAATTTTGGCAGAAGCATCACCCCCGTGGTTAGCCGAGCATATCCGGACTCATGCAGAAACTATTGAACGGCCTGTGCTGTTATCTGTTGTCGTTGGGCGTTGTCCGCGTTGGTATGCACCAGGATTACTGCTGCTGGGCGATGCTGTTCACCCGATGTCACCGATTCGCGCCCAAGGCATCAATATGGCTTTGCGGGATGTGATTGTTGCGGCAAATCATCTAGTTCCCCTGTTGCGTGAAGGGGCAACAGATACGGCAATTGATGCGGTGTTGCCACAGATTCAAGCCGAGCGGGAGCCGGAGATTGTTCGAGCACAGCAGCTTCAAAGTCAGGAAGCGGCTCAGGCTGAGCTACTACGTAAAAGCGCACTGTTGCGTTGGGGGGCAAGTCAGTTAGCACCCCTGCTGGGCAAGCGCGTGAGGCACTCTTGGCTCGCTAGACAACGCCAGTTACGCCAAGGGGTAACGCAGATACAGTTAAATGTGTAA
- a CDS encoding TolB family protein codes for MSILAPVKSITSLPSDHDVILNLTEINKQQGWYVVNPTDWKMSKWEFPNSLPSALNEETRRSYVSWSPETQRLLYAKKSISPNGSIEVLKIKDKSLGSSNQYTLSPDGKTVAYTDGFTDKTFGIVEDVYLFDIASQRSRRITKLAPGSVYQLIWSPDSKALVFWHRDTKKTLKTLYQINFDGSNLQVLLDAKNDLPIRIFPSLSSNDEAMKWSPDGRYLALLIRAKTNNNFNFNSETIWVLDLKTKKLRELFPTPPKSPAGGIQDFAWSPDGQKIVFAAGYDGKCYRPLLLIGYPECTNFLYLVDVNGSKPTKVTKIPQGTATRLLWLKQKRQ; via the coding sequence GTGTCAATACTTGCTCCTGTCAAGAGCATTACCAGCTTACCAAGCGATCACGACGTCATCCTCAACCTCACGGAGATTAACAAGCAACAGGGTTGGTATGTAGTAAACCCAACAGATTGGAAGATGTCTAAGTGGGAGTTTCCCAACAGTCTCCCAAGTGCTCTCAATGAGGAAACGAGGAGATCGTATGTGTCATGGTCTCCTGAGACTCAACGACTTCTATACGCGAAAAAATCCATTAGTCCTAACGGTTCTATAGAAGTCTTAAAAATCAAGGACAAAAGTCTTGGCAGTAGTAATCAGTACACCTTGTCCCCAGATGGGAAAACTGTCGCTTATACAGACGGTTTTACTGACAAAACCTTTGGCATTGTCGAAGATGTTTACCTGTTCGATATTGCCAGTCAGCGTTCGCGGCGTATTACTAAACTCGCCCCTGGTAGTGTTTACCAACTGATTTGGTCACCAGACAGCAAAGCTCTTGTCTTCTGGCACAGGGATACGAAGAAAACCTTGAAGACGCTGTACCAAATCAACTTTGACGGAAGTAACCTGCAAGTACTTCTTGATGCCAAAAATGATTTACCAATTCGGATATTCCCATCTCTATCTTCTAATGATGAAGCCATGAAGTGGTCGCCGGATGGTCGCTATCTCGCTTTGCTCATTAGGGCCAAAACTAATAACAACTTCAACTTCAACAGTGAAACAATCTGGGTATTGGATCTAAAGACTAAAAAGTTGCGAGAACTGTTTCCTACACCTCCTAAAAGTCCAGCTGGCGGTATTCAAGACTTCGCTTGGTCACCTGATGGGCAAAAGATTGTATTTGCAGCTGGGTACGACGGTAAATGTTATCGACCTTTGTTACTAATAGGTTATCCTGAGTGTACTAATTTTCTTTACCTGGTTGATGTTAATGGGAGTAAGCCAACCAAAGTAACGAAGATTCCACAAGGCACAGCTACAAGGCTGCTTTGGCTGAAACAGAAGCGTCAATAA
- the pnuC gene encoding nicotinamide riboside transporter PnuC, translated as MSYIEFIGTILYLWSVWLIARKQMLTWPVGIVSVLLYMALFYQIRLYSDTLEQVYYLGASVYGWWRWSTSRRGTDKAGDFRYSSQRSLIRVLAVTIAVSFVIGAFMSRVHILFPTLFPEKASFPYLDALTTIASFTAMWLLAQKRIESWYYWIAVDVIGIGLYYVKGVRFIALLYVVLLGMAINGLISWNKTSKTSEDLAC; from the coding sequence ATGAGCTATATAGAATTCATAGGAACGATACTCTATTTGTGGTCGGTGTGGCTCATCGCCAGAAAGCAAATGCTGACCTGGCCAGTCGGTATTGTGAGTGTACTGCTGTATATGGCGCTTTTTTACCAGATACGCTTGTACTCAGATACCCTCGAACAGGTCTACTATTTGGGAGCAAGCGTGTATGGTTGGTGGCGGTGGAGTACATCCCGTCGAGGTACAGACAAAGCCGGAGATTTCAGGTACAGTTCGCAGCGCAGTCTAATCAGGGTTTTGGCTGTTACAATTGCCGTTTCTTTTGTTATCGGGGCTTTTATGAGCCGCGTCCATATACTGTTTCCTACCCTGTTTCCTGAGAAAGCTTCTTTCCCCTATTTGGATGCCCTGACAACAATTGCAAGTTTTACAGCGATGTGGCTACTAGCTCAAAAGCGAATCGAAAGCTGGTACTACTGGATTGCTGTTGATGTGATAGGAATTGGGTTGTATTACGTGAAAGGAGTCCGATTTATTGCTCTGCTTTATGTAGTTCTTTTGGGTATGGCAATAAACGGCTTAATCTCGTGGAATAAGACTTCTAAAACATCAGAAGATTTGGCTTGTTAA
- a CDS encoding AAA family ATPase, giving the protein MDSQRGLTVGKFAPFHKGHQFLIETALSQMDEVIVIIYEARETTSVPLNIRAGWIRKLYPDVQVIEAWDGPTEVGDTPEIKKKHEDYILNRLKLQGITHFYSSEFYGEHMSLALGAVNRIVDYNRQTVPISGTQIRKDTFAYREYLHPWVYRDLITNVVFLGAPSTGKTTLASRLAQEYDTVWMPEYGREYWEKHQVNRRLSLEQLVEIASEHLNREEELLYQANRYLFTDTNAITTYMFSLYYHNTAERQLAELANRAASRYDLVFVCDVDIPYDDTWDRSGDVNRRIFQKQIVNDLIVRKIPFFLVQGELETRVKYVKGVLDKYRKYENLLDLFVQRQ; this is encoded by the coding sequence ATGGATAGCCAACGTGGACTTACTGTTGGAAAATTTGCGCCGTTTCACAAAGGACACCAGTTTTTAATTGAGACGGCATTATCTCAAATGGATGAGGTAATTGTAATCATTTACGAGGCGAGAGAAACAACGTCCGTCCCTCTTAATATTCGAGCAGGCTGGATAAGGAAACTATATCCGGATGTACAAGTCATCGAAGCTTGGGATGGCCCGACTGAAGTCGGAGATACACCCGAAATCAAGAAAAAACATGAAGACTATATTTTAAATCGATTAAAGCTACAGGGAATAACGCACTTTTATTCCAGTGAATTTTATGGAGAACATATGAGTTTAGCCCTGGGAGCTGTCAATCGAATCGTGGATTATAATCGCCAAACAGTACCCATCTCTGGCACACAAATCAGAAAAGATACTTTTGCCTATCGCGAATATTTGCATCCTTGGGTTTATCGCGACTTGATAACGAATGTAGTTTTCTTGGGCGCTCCATCTACGGGCAAGACAACGCTTGCATCCCGACTGGCACAGGAATACGATACCGTTTGGATGCCGGAATATGGGCGGGAATATTGGGAGAAGCATCAAGTGAATCGTCGGCTGTCTCTCGAACAATTGGTTGAGATTGCTTCTGAACACTTGAACCGTGAAGAAGAACTGCTATACCAGGCAAATCGGTACTTATTTACGGATACTAATGCGATTACCACTTATATGTTTTCACTGTACTATCACAACACGGCAGAGAGGCAACTTGCCGAATTAGCGAATCGGGCAGCTTCACGCTATGACCTTGTGTTTGTTTGTGATGTAGATATCCCTTATGACGACACTTGGGACCGTTCTGGAGATGTGAATCGACGCATCTTTCAAAAGCAAATTGTTAACGATTTAATTGTTCGCAAGATTCCCTTCTTCCTCGTGCAAGGTGAGCTGGAAACACGAGTGAAGTACGTGAAGGGTGTCTTGGATAAGTACCGAAAGTATGAGAATTTGCTGGACTTGTTCGTCCAGCGCCAATAA
- a CDS encoding aminotransferase class V-fold PLP-dependent enzyme: MRKLLQTTAQYAIRYLEGLDARNVAPTEEAIANLIQFGQPLPNEPVDPELVLQQLDEIGSPASMAQAGSRFFGFVTGGSLPAALAANWLAAAWDQNCGLYRITPATALLEQVALRWLLDVLHLPADCGGAFVTGATVANFTALAAARHAVLEREGWNVEADGLFGAPPITVAVSEEAHPSLLKALGLLGLGRSRVVKVPVDGQGRMRPDAIPTLTRPAIICTQVGNVNTGACDPVEEICDRAKVVGAWVHVDGAFGLWAAAAPSLAHLTTGMEEADSWATDAHKWLNVPYDSGLAFVRDAKALQAAMAITAEYLPTVSDQRNPSDYTPELSRRARGVEVWAAMRSLGRSGLVDLIERTCRHARHFAKELKAAGYPILNDVVLNQALVSFGDAETTHRVIADIQAEGTCWCGSTVWQGQTAMRISVSSWATTDADVEKSLAAMLRVAGKYCSGAF; encoded by the coding sequence ATGCGAAAACTCTTGCAAACAACGGCCCAATACGCCATTCGCTATCTTGAAGGCTTAGACGCTCGTAATGTTGCACCAACTGAGGAAGCGATCGCTAATCTCATCCAGTTTGGTCAACCCCTCCCCAATGAGCCTGTCGATCCCGAACTTGTCTTGCAACAGCTTGATGAAATTGGCTCACCCGCATCAATGGCACAGGCAGGCTCCCGCTTCTTTGGATTTGTCACGGGTGGTTCCCTGCCTGCCGCCTTGGCAGCCAACTGGCTAGCCGCCGCGTGGGATCAAAATTGCGGACTCTATCGCATCACCCCAGCCACAGCCTTACTGGAGCAGGTAGCTCTGCGCTGGCTCCTCGACGTACTCCATCTCCCTGCCGACTGCGGTGGTGCTTTCGTTACGGGAGCAACCGTTGCTAACTTTACCGCATTAGCCGCCGCCCGCCACGCCGTACTCGAACGGGAAGGTTGGAATGTAGAAGCAGACGGGTTGTTTGGTGCGCCACCGATTACGGTTGCAGTTAGCGAGGAAGCGCACCCAAGCTTGTTGAAAGCGTTGGGATTGCTGGGATTAGGTCGAAGCCGAGTCGTGAAAGTCCCCGTCGATGGACAGGGGCGAATGCGTCCGGATGCCATTCCCACCCTGACTCGTCCTGCGATTATCTGTACCCAAGTGGGAAATGTGAACACAGGCGCGTGCGATCCAGTTGAAGAGATTTGCGATCGCGCAAAAGTTGTGGGAGCCTGGGTGCACGTAGACGGCGCATTCGGACTCTGGGCAGCCGCTGCTCCATCGTTGGCGCACCTCACGACTGGTATGGAAGAGGCAGACTCTTGGGCGACAGATGCTCACAAGTGGTTGAACGTGCCGTATGATAGCGGATTGGCGTTTGTTCGCGATGCCAAGGCGTTGCAAGCGGCAATGGCGATTACTGCGGAGTATTTACCCACCGTCAGCGACCAGCGCAACCCGTCAGACTATACTCCTGAATTATCGAGGCGTGCGCGTGGAGTTGAAGTGTGGGCAGCTATGCGATCGCTGGGTCGTTCTGGTTTGGTAGATTTAATTGAGCGTACCTGTCGCCATGCCAGACACTTTGCCAAGGAGTTGAAAGCGGCTGGTTACCCGATTCTTAATGATGTGGTGTTGAATCAAGCCTTAGTGTCCTTTGGGGATGCAGAAACGACTCATCGGGTGATTGCCGATATTCAAGCCGAGGGGACTTGTTGGTGTGGTAGTACGGTTTGGCAAGGGCAGACGGCGATGCGAATTAGCGTTTCGTCTTGGGCAACAACGGATGCTGACGTAGAGAAAAGTTTGGCAGCTATGCTGCGAGTAGCTGGGAAATATTGTTCTGGTGCATTTTAG